In a single window of the Magnolia sinica isolate HGM2019 chromosome 7, MsV1, whole genome shotgun sequence genome:
- the LOC131251755 gene encoding U-box domain-containing protein 35-like isoform X2 has protein sequence MDFQTRELLLPFQCFCSRRGLQCQEVILDDVDVPKAIISYVVQQSVDKLVLGASSRSAFARAFKQADVPTSVSKIAPDFCSVYVISKGKISSVRPAPSPLKRVAKGQPNPKFEASKNSFQSVRSEPDPRELEDIAQSPLMRSSRIMHGTDRGVGGTSYGNMINGRINRVGQGRGHPNMSCQSVSSCPSPSRSSTDQSSNYSPRDHIDVKGRHSRSSLHDDNPYPDDQMRSFESNRSSGQCWSNESGSSGYWHVPTSTSQESAGTSGSSHSMDDTEAEMRRMKLELKQTLELYETACKEILNVKQKDRDPYSLQTEEIQRYEGARFPRTLIGAVEEKPQSRRALETHATQKMGESEETKRRTERNLQEADEMRNIMEKLSMDVRYRKYTVEEIEKATDNFSEKLKIGEGGYGPVFKSTLDHTLVAIKILRSDATQGMKQFQQEIEVLSCIRHPNMVLLMGACPENGCLVYEYVANGSLEDRLFCRDNTPPLSWQLRFKIASEIATGLLFLHQTKPEPLVHRDLKPGNILLDHNFVSKIADVGLARLIPPAAADATTQYRMTAAAGTFCYIDPEYQKTGMLGVKSDIYALGIILLQLVTAAPPMGLAHNVEKALEKGMLAKMLDSSVPDWPMEETTEFVNLAMKCSELRRKDRPDLGTEVLPKLNCIREFAEQSQAWMAVSQHGPARGYQDFVNPMSSEDFGSDDNDDDIVKSPFMR, from the exons TTACAATGCCAGGAGGTCATTTTGGATGATGTGGATGtaccaaaggccatcattagttaCGTTGTGCAGCAGTCTGTTGATAAGCTTGTCCTTGGGGCATCATCTAGAAGTGCATTTGCTAG AGCTTTTAAGCAGGCAGATGTACCCACCTCTGTTTCAAAGATTGCACCCGATTTCTGCTCAGTGTATGTCATATCAAAGGGAAAGATTTCATCGGTTCGGCCTGCTCCTAGCCCCCTTAAGCGTGTTGCTAAAGGACAACCAAACCCAAAGTTTGAAGCCTCCAAAAATTCGTTCCAATCCGTTAGAA GTGAACCGGATCCTAGGGAACTAGAAGATATTGCCCA GTCTCCGTTGATGAGAAGCTCAAGAATTATGCACGGTACTGATAGAGGTGTTGGTGGAACAAGCTACGGGAATATGATCAACGGAAGGATCAATAGAGTCGGCCAAGGCCGAGGACATCCCAATATGTCATGTCAGAGTGTGAGTTCATGTCCCAGCCCAAGTAGAAGCAGCACTGACCAATCAAGTAATTATTCCCCAAGAGATCATATTGATGTCAAGGGCCGACATTCAAGGTCATCTTTGCATGATGATAATCCTTATCCTGATGATCAAATGAGAAGCTTTGAGTCAAACAGAAGCAGTGGACAATGTTGGTCAAATGAATCTGGATCTAGTGGGTATTGGCATGTGCCTACATCAACCTCACAAGAGTCTGCTGGAACTTCTGGGTCCTCACACTCAATG GACGATACTGAGGCTGAGATGAGAAGGATGAAACTTGAATTGAAGCAGACTTTGGAATTGTACGAAACTGCCTGCAAAGAAATATTGAACGTGAAACAGAAG GATAGAGATCCTTATTCATTACAAACTGAAGAGATTCAGAGGTATGAAGGAGCGAGATTTCCTCGCACATTGATTGGAGCAGTGGAGGAGAAGCCTCAGAGCAGAAGAGCTCTGGAAACCCATGCTACACAAAAGATGGGTGAGTCAGAGGAAACCAAGCGGCGTACAGAGAGAAATCTTCAGGAGGCAGATGAGATGAGGAATATCATGGAGAAATTGTCCATGGACGTCCGTTATAGAAAATATACTGTTGAAGAGATTGAGAAGGCTACAGATAACTTTTCGGAAAAGCTCAAGATTGGTGAAGGGGGTTATGGGCCTGTTTTCAAATCTACTCTGGATCATACACTTGTTGCTATCAAGATTCTACGGTCAGATGCCACTCAAGGAATGAAACAATTTCAACAGGAG ATTGAAGTGTTAAGCTGCATCCGCCATCCGAATATGGTCCTCCTCATGGGCGCCTGTCCTGAAAACGGGTGTTTGGTATACGAGTACGTGGCCAATGGCAGCCTCGAGGACCGCCTCTTCTGCCGGGACAACACTCCACCACTCTCATGGCAGCTTCGCTTCAAGATTGCCTCTGAGATTGCCACCGGCCTCCTCTTCCTCCACCAGACCAAGCCCGAGCCCCTCGTCCATCGTGACCTCAAGCCCGGCAACATCCTTCTTGACCATAACTTCGTTAGCAAGATTGCCGATGTGGGTCTCGCCCGCCTCATCCCACCAGCTGCTGCTGATGCAACCACCCAATACCGCATGACTGCAGCGGCTGGAACTTTCTGCTACATAGATCCTGAGTACCAGAAGACTGGCATGTTGGGAGTAAAGTCCGACATCTACGCACTCGGGATCATCCTTCTGCAGTTGGTCACAGCTGCTCCGCCAATGGGGCTTGCGCATAATGTTGAGAAGGCGCTGGAGAAGGGGATGCTTGCAAAGATGTTGGACTCCTCAGTGCCAGACTGGCCGATGGAGGAGACCACGGAGTTTGTGAATCTGGCAATGAAGTGCTCCGAGCTGCGGCGTAAGGACCGACCTGATTTAGGGACTGAGGTGCTCCCCAAGTTGAACTGCATTAGGGAGTTTGCTGAACAGTCACAGGCATGGATGGCAGTTTCCCAACATGGGCCAGCACGGGGATATCAG GATTTCGTCAACCCCATGTCCAGTGAAGATTTTGGTTCCGACGACAACGACGACGATATTGTCAAGTCACCTTTCATGCGATAA
- the LOC131251756 gene encoding uncharacterized protein At2g29880-like, which produces MSDMWSSPAATPTKSPIKTPTPPTRCSPRAKPARSLAEPSYRAQKIKWTNAMDEVMLNTLLEQIALGRKSDNGFKREAYQAAAEQVSNETHVCVNWSNVVNRMKYHKKCYNDVKDMLSASGFGWDNERKVVTAPDEVWEAYLKSHPRTERLRGKRIERMDDLAVIVGDDQATGRYAQGSKNLATSSSRVQRDLNQIWSDGDENLEDSVDLSEDNLGDSGMNSRFSNSQSRENQAGRSTPKRTPDSANKNGGSITSKRLRPTRPCDVLGMSLNHVAEAMSNFGLGEEVNRTTKVLDILEEVEGLTNAEFIEVGQILSRDKQLASFFVSLRVERRMEWLKHILHNSQKNVGDADP; this is translated from the exons ATGTCGGATATGTGGTCTAGTCCCGCTGCGACTCCTACAAAATCACCCATTAAAACTCCGACTCCTCCAACGCGATGTTCGCCTCGTGCAAAACCCGCTAGATCACTTGCTGAGCCATCTTACCGAGCTCAGAAAATAAAGTGGACCAATGCGATGGATGAAGTTATGTTGAACACGTTGCTGGAGCAGATTGCCCTAGGACGCAAATCAGACAATGGGTTTAAAAGGGAAGCATACCAAGCTGCGGCTGAGCAGGTTTCTAATGAAACTCATGTGTGCGTGAATTGGTCAAACGTCGTGAACCGTATGAAATATCACAAGAAATGCTATAATGATGTGAAAGATATGCTCTCTGCTAGCGGCTTCGGTTGGGATAACGAACGAAAGGTTGTAACCGCACCAGACGAAGTATGGGAAGCGTATCTCAAG TCTCATCCACGAACTGAAAGACTCCGAGGAAAGCGAATTGAGCGGATGGACGATTTAGCTGTCATCGTCGGTGATGATCAGGCGACTGGTAGATATGCACAAGGCAGTAAGAATTTGGCTACATCCTCATCACGTGTCCAACGAGATTTAAATCAAATATGGTCAGATGGGGATGAGAATCTGGAAGATAGCGTGGATCTATCCGAAGACAATTTAGGGGACTCGGGGATGAATTCGCGATTTTCTAATAGTCAGTCCCGGGAAAATCAGGCTGGTCGAAGTACACCCAAACGTACACCTGATTCTGCGAATAAAAATGGCGGTAGTATTACTTCGAAGCGGCTGCGTCCTACTCGTCCTTGTGATGTACTCGGGATGTCTCTAAATCACGTTGCCGAGGCCATGAGCAATTTTGGTCTTGGAGAAGAAGTGAACCGTACCACTAAAGTGTTGGACATTCTTGAAGAAGTAGAGGGGTTGACCAACGCCGAGTTTATCGAAGTTGGGCAGATCCTCTCAAGGGACAAACAACTCGCTTCTTTCTTTGTTAGTCTCCGAGTAGAACGCCGCATGGAGTGGTTAAAACATATTCTCCACAATTCTCAGAAAAACGTTGGTGATGCAGATCCATGA